Within Actinosynnema pretiosum, the genomic segment CGCGCGGTCAGCGGGGCGTCCTGCGCGTCCTGCGGCTCCTCGTCGGGCTCGTCCTGCGGGGCGTCCCGGCGCGAGTGGGTCGGGCGCAGGGACGTGGAGGACGCCGTCGCCGGGGACTCCGGGCGGTCGTCGGCGAACGCGGACGGGCGCACCGGCGGGAAACCGGCGGACGAGGCCGCCACCGGCGGGAAGCCCGCCGACGACGCGTTCACCGGCGGGAACCCGGCCGAGGAGGCTCCTGCCGGGGGGAACCCGGCCGACGACGCCTTGACGGGCGGGAACCCGGCCGACGAGGCGCCTGCGGGCGGGAAGCCCGCCGACGACGAGCCCGCCGGGGGGAACGGGGACGAGCCCACGGTCGGGATGGCCGCCGTGGGGGCGTCGTGCACGGGGGTGAAGATCGACTGGGCGGACGGCTTCGCGGGTGGGAAGACCGGCGGTGGCGGCTTGACCGGGGGGAACCCGGCCGACGACGCGTTCACGGGCGGGAAGCCCGCCGAGGAGGCGTTCACGGGCGGGAAGCCCGCCGAGGACGCCCCCACCGGGGGGAAGCCCGCCGACGACGCCCCCGCGGGCGGGAAGCCCGTCGGGCGCTGGGTCGGGCCCGGCTGCTGCGGCCTCAGGTGCGGCTGGCCGCCGCGCGCCGGACCGCGCTCCAGGGTCAGCACGACCATGTCGAGGAACGTGTCCACGTCGTCCTCGTCGTACCCGATCTCCCCCGGCCCCACGTACGTGAAGTCCGCGTCCTGCACCTCGCGCGCCGTCAGCGAGTCCACCCCGGCCAGGGTCAGCTCGATCCGCTGGAGGAACGCGTCGACCTCGTCCTCCAGGTACCCCCGGTTCCCCGACCTCGGCTTGTGGAAGCGCACCGCGCGCACGTCCTGCGGGGACAGCGCGGGCGGCGCCGTCGCCGGTCTCATGCTCGTGGACGTCGCGTGCGCGCCCTGCGCGGGCGCCATCGCCTGACCGCGCTGCGGGGTCGACCGCAGCGTCTCGGCCACCAGCTCCAGGAACGCGTCCACCTCCGCCCCGTGGTAACCCGGCCGCGCGGGCCGGAACCGCATGGTCCTGACCTGCTGCTCCGTCACCTCGTCCCGGCCGAGCAGGGTCTGCTCGATCCGGTCGAGGAAGTTGTCCACCTGCGCCTCGTCGTAGCCCGGTTGACCGGGCGGCGGGCGGTGGAAGGTGACCTGACCCAGGTCCCGCGCCGTCAGCAGCGGAGCCGGGTGTGCCGGTCTGTGCTGCTGGCGCGCGCCGTGTGGCACGTCGTACCCGGCCCGATCCACCTGAACCTCCTTCACGATCCGTTCCGGGGAGTATCGCGTTACCCAGGGCGAATTGTTTCGCCCTAACGGATTAATACCAGTGTGTCGCTCTACGCTGACGAGCATGAGCCGGTTCGTGGACACCGTCGTGGCGACCGCAACAGGGGAACGGGGGACCCGCAGAGGCATGACAACCGGGGAGCCGAACGCCCCGGAGCACCGAACGTGGGCCCAGGTGCACGCGCGCGCCACGCGCGTCGCGGGCGCCCTCGTGGAGGCGGGCGTCACACCCGGCGCGGCCGTCGCCGTGCTCGCGGGCGACCCCGCCGAGATCGCCCCCGCCGTGCAGGGCGCCTGGCTCGCGGGCGCCAGCACCACCATGCTCCACCAGCCGACAGCCCGCACCGACCTCGCCGAGTGGGCCGAGGACACCGTCCGGGTCCTCAGCATGATCGACTCCGGGCTGGTCCTGCTCGGCGCCCCCTTCGACGCCCTCTCGCCCGTGCTCGTCGAGCGCGGCATCGCCCACCACCGCATCACCGACCTCGACGCCGACCCGCTGACCACCCCCGTGGAGGTCCCCGAGAGCGCCACCGCCCTGCTCCAGCTGACCTCGGGCTCCACCGCCCACCCCAAGGCCGTCCGGATCACCCACGGCAACCTGTGGGCCAACATGGAGGGGATGCGCGAGGCCGTCCGCCTCGACCCCGAGGTCGACCGCATGGTCTCGTGGCTGCCGCTCTTCCACGACATGGGCATG encodes:
- a CDS encoding DivIVA domain-containing protein, which codes for MDRAGYDVPHGARQQHRPAHPAPLLTARDLGQVTFHRPPPGQPGYDEAQVDNFLDRIEQTLLGRDEVTEQQVRTMRFRPARPGYHGAEVDAFLELVAETLRSTPQRGQAMAPAQGAHATSTSMRPATAPPALSPQDVRAVRFHKPRSGNRGYLEDEVDAFLQRIELTLAGVDSLTAREVQDADFTYVGPGEIGYDEDDVDTFLDMVVLTLERGPARGGQPHLRPQQPGPTQRPTGFPPAGASSAGFPPVGASSAGFPPVNASSAGFPPVNASSAGFPPVKPPPPVFPPAKPSAQSIFTPVHDAPTAAIPTVGSSPFPPAGSSSAGFPPAGASSAGFPPVKASSAGFPPAGASSAGFPPVNASSAGFPPVAASSAGFPPVRPSAFADDRPESPATASSTSLRPTHSRRDAPQDEPDEEPQDAQDAPLTARDVRTAGFGKPTRGRRGYQESQVDKFLDRIENTLLGQDDLTASDVREVQFSRPMIGRRGYDETEVDAFLARVEKQLSQTPPPPAGPPVVTSWKQLRAIRIPDASPGQRGYRTTQVDRVLEEIGIALDGMLGASSEEVEKTRFALAMTAGQGYDCAFVDELMPMLVAELKRKNK